The genomic DNA AATGGAATTTTCAAAACGCAACGGAAACGGAGTGCAAGCACCGGCCAAACTAACTCTGGCCCCGATGGAATCGGAATGTCTCCCCGACAGCGGGATTTGTCGGACTCCTTTGTTAACTCTTTCGAGCAAGCAACAGACGCTTCAGCAGTTCTGCAGTCGATGATTGATACGACGGAATCTGCCAGCCAGATCTTAAATCGAAGTGATGTTTTTCAATCCCCTACAATCCACACCTTGCGACAACGGCATCCCAGTGGAGACAGAACAGGCCGTCGGCTTTCAGACGGAACGGCACGGTCAACGCATCCCAATGCTGCCGATGCGAACAGAAATGGGCAGGAAATGCAGTATGCTAGCAGTGATTCCGACCAGGGCACACAGCACCCATCTAAGGTGAACTCATCTGCGCCAACCTTGAATGAACTGGTCAAAGCTGGTGCTTATCCCCTTCAGCGCGCCGCCGGATTCGCGGAGTATCTGAGAAGCCGGTCGAGGCAAATGAGTAATCTTTTGGCAAGCGAATCAATGGGTTACATTGAGAAAGTCTCCGGGATGTGGGCCGGTGGCCGCAGACATTATGGAGAAACCGAAGGCGTGCTACCAGATGATCAGGATGTTGATCCTgaagacaaggaagatgGTGTTAAACATGGAGATCGTTTTCGTGCCCATTTCGCCCTGCCGTCAACCGAAAGGCTGCAAGCCACATATTACGCATATCTGCATCGTGTTCTCCCGCTTTATgggaaaatatatattagtCAGAAAAAGCTTTGCTTTCGTAGTCTCATTCCGGGAACACGCACCAAGCTGATATTACCACTCAAAGACATTGAAAatgtcgagaaagagaagggcTTTCGCTTCGGCTACCAGGGGctagtcatcatcattcgTGGACATGAAGAGTTGTTCTTCGAATTCAATACGGCAGACGCTCGAGATGATTGTGCTGTCACAGTACACCAAAGCCTCGAGTCTATGAGGTTCTTGGTAGAGTCTGGCCTGCTAGCAGAACAGGAAAAAGACGAGATCGAATCGGCTCAGGCAGAGCATCGCATGCTACAGGAAGCCAGGTTAGATGGAGCTGGCGAGCACGACTCTCATGCATCTGTGAATGAGTCATCGGAGCTTCATCCTATTTTTGATGACCCTCGTGCTTCGATTATCAACTTCAAGCCCTCCGAGTCATTGCGCATCACATGCCTTACCATCGGCTCGCGGGGTGACGTGCAGCCCTATATTGCCCTGTGTAAAGGATTGTTAGCAGAAGGCCATAAGCCTAAAATTGCAACCCATGCAGAGTTCGAACCATGGGTGAGGCAGCATGGTATTGACTTTGCCCCAGTTGATGGTGATCCTGCAGAGCTCATGAGAATATGCGTTGAGAATGGAATGTTTACATATTCATTCTTGAAAGAGGCGTCTACTAAGTTTCGAGGATGGATTGACGACCTTCTATCCTCGGCATGGGCTAGTTGTCAGGACAGTGATCTTCTTATTGAATCTCCCAGTGCAATGGCTGGCATTCATATCGCTGAGGCACTCAGAATACCCTATTTCCGTGCCTTTACGATGCCGTGGTCTAGAACAAGAGCATACCCGCATGCCTTCGCTGTCCCGGAGAATAAGATGGGCGGTGCCTACAACTACATCACATATGTTATGTTCGACACTGTCTTCTGGAAAGCCATTGCGGGACAGGTGAAtcgttggagaaagaagcagctcGGACTAAAGGCGACCACTCTCGATAAGATGCAGCCGAACAAGGTTCCCTTCCTTTATAACTATTCTCCTTCTGTGGTGGCCCCTCCATTGGACTATCCGGACTGGATACGTATAACAGGATATTGGTTCTTAAGTGAGGGGGGCAATTGGACTCCTCCAACAGACCTGCTAGACTTCATCCACCGTGCCCGCAGTGATGGCAAAAAGATTGTCTATATTGGGTTCGGGTCTATCGTCGTGTCTGACCCCTCGGCTCTGACACGAACTGTGGTGGAATCCGTCCTAAAGGCCGACGTCCGTTGTATCCTGTCGAAGGGATGGTCAGATCGACTTGGAGATCCTGCCAGTGCCAAGGTCGAGATTCCCTTACCGCCGGAGATCTTCCAAATTCAAGCAGCGCCACATGATTGGCTTTTTTCCCAGATCGACGCAGCGGCACACCAtggtggtgctggaactACCGGAGCGAGCCTTCGGGCAGGTGTTCCTACCATCGTTAAGCCGTTCTTTGGTGACCAGTTCTTCTTTGGCACACGCGTCGAAGATTTGGGCGTGGGTATCTGTATGAAGAAGTTGAACGTAAGCGTGTTTTCGCGGGCTCTGTGGGAGGCTACTCATAGCGAGAGAATGATCGTGAAAGCCCGAGAGCTAGGTGCACAGATACGGAGCGTAAGTCTCCGAATATCCTTCGTCATGGTGCGTTAGCTAACATTAAACCAGGAAAACGGGGTGGATACGGCTATTCAGGCAATATATCGTGACCTTGAGTACGCCAAAACACTGGCTCGACAGCGCTCGATTGTCTCGTCCACTCCATTCTCCCCAACACCATCGGCTAAGACCACGGCCgagcaggaagaggatgacgtGGATGACAGTGAGGAGTGGACGTTCGTCGGTGACGACACAGAAATCGATGTTTCGAGACGGCTGCGCGACCGAGCAGTATCTGATGCTGATATGCTACCCGAACCAGTGACAAGCGCATCTTAGGCGGACTTATCGACTTACCTTGCGATGTTACCATCACTACCTGTGACGAACCTTTTCTTAACAGCtcatgattcatgattcTACTTATCTCTTCGCTATGGATGTTACTTTGGGTGCCCGCTTGACTTCTGCTTGAACTCTTATTATATCTTTCCATTTTATTCTtagtgttttctttttcgaacAGATCGCATGGATTTAGATGGTTTACGAGGGTCTCACctcattcattcctttccccctttgcGTTAACATTTTACGTGATGACTGATGATTGTTTGGGCGGTGATATACGCATGAAGCTCCCTCAATTAGCCCTTCCCTGGCTATGA from Aspergillus oryzae RIB40 DNA, chromosome 7 includes the following:
- the atg26 gene encoding UDP-glucose:sterol glycosyltransferase (UDP-glucuronosyl and UDP-glucosyl transferase); protein product: MRFRPVGSEQGPPETIGSSSEESEGEQPTFKMPKESRKEKEDKKRKHHQTDGEGSQPSAEPRKKFRKEDGVEKAEKSKKSSKSKEEKKRKKSENAFPDRLKDDHDAQVDYTAPPRGAGSRDGQLPYMHQSIFSMIAAVGSKSDFHARFDESSDSEGEAEGQTQKQPGKASLSNKKKFPLSPTLKPQSTLEGRGRRHRRSISDNKLLRSLKPSPKSSKGTETTVQTEPPTSDEMSPLASPRRARSATPRAAPILSRMLEAEALLDKKQSADQPSSSTKGETDGTSEQSCASPLSLRLKEMFGFEMPEKVLMEYACSLLQNILLQGYMYVTEGHICFYAYLPRKSAVTIRSGYLHKRGRKNPKYNRYWFSLKGDVLSYYTDPSSLYFPSGHVDLRYGISASLTEQKDKDKEVRDFQVTTDQRTYYFRADSSASAKEWVKALQKVIFRAHNEGDSVKISFPIESIIDIEESPITDLAETFKIRVVESDESYAIDEYYFSFFESGRDAYNFVKGLISEGPMKTSQLLPPPSEQTSPATRARGPRNRWSLNSDLSQSRGNGIFKTQRKRSASTGQTNSGPDGIGMSPRQRDLSDSFVNSFEQATDASAVLQSMIDTTESASQILNRSDVFQSPTIHTLRQRHPSGDRTGRRLSDGTARSTHPNAADANRNGQEMQYASSDSDQGTQHPSKVNSSAPTLNELVKAGAYPLQRAAGFAEYLRSRSRQMSNLLASESMGYIEKVSGMWAGGRRHYGETEGVLPDDQDVDPEDKEDGVKHGDRFRAHFALPSTERLQATYYAYLHRVLPLYGKIYISQKKLCFRSLIPGTRTKLILPLKDIENVEKEKGFRFGYQGLVIIIRGHEELFFEFNTADARDDCAVTVHQSLESMRFLVESGLLAEQEKDEIESAQAEHRMLQEARLDGAGEHDSHASVNESSELHPIFDDPRASIINFKPSESLRITCLTIGSRGDVQPYIALCKGLLAEGHKPKIATHAEFEPWVRQHGIDFAPVDGDPAELMRICVENGMFTYSFLKEASTKFRGWIDDLLSSAWASCQDSDLLIESPSAMAGIHIAEALRIPYFRAFTMPWSRTRAYPHAFAVPENKMGGAYNYITYVMFDTVFWKAIAGQVNRWRKKQLGLKATTLDKMQPNKVPFLYNYSPSVVAPPLDYPDWIRITGYWFLSEGGNWTPPTDLLDFIHRARSDGKKIVYIGFGSIVVSDPSALTRTVVESVLKADVRCILSKGWSDRLGDPASAKVEIPLPPEIFQIQAAPHDWLFSQIDAAAHHGGAGTTGASLRAGVPTIVKPFFGDQFFFGTRVEDLGVGICMKKLNVSVFSRALWEATHSERMIVKARELGAQIRSENGVDTAIQAIYRDLEYAKTLARQRSIVSSTPFSPTPSAKTTAEQEEDDVDDSEEWTFVGDDTEIDVSRRLRDRAVSDADMLPEPVTSAS